In Rhodococcus pseudokoreensis, the DNA window GTCCGCCGCTTCGGTCTTACGGCCGTCGACGGCGAGGAAGGCCCGCAACGTGGGGAGCAGCGGCGTCGTGGACCGTGCGTCCTTCGTGAGCAGTGGGCCGAGTTCGTCCTCGACGAAGCTGGCTAGTTCGGGACCCTGCGCCAACGTGACGAGCAGACGTTCGACGCCGAGATCGTCGAAGTGCAGCATCGGTGAGGCGGGCAGGGAGCGCGACACCGCGGCGGCACTCTTCGCCTGCGTGACCGCGACCTGCAGCATCGAGGCGGGCACCGCGCGGCTCATGCCGCCCCCGTGCTCCATCTTCCCGAGCAGACCCGCGAGTTCGGCGCGGGTTCGCCCGGATTCCGCCGCCACCGCCACGACGTAGTCGCCCATGTCGGCGTTGATCGCCCCGGTGTCGATCTGGCGGCCCCCGCGCGGAGCGGACGACTCGTCGCGGCCGTCCTTGTTCGCGATGACGACGACAATGTGTCCCGACCCCAGCTGATACCCGAGTCTGCCTGCCTGGTCGACGAATTCGGCTCCGGAGAGGTCGCCGATCAGCAGTCGCGTGATCAGGGCCGTGCTCCGCTGGTCGTCCCGCGCTTCCCGGCTCCGGTCGGTCAGCAGGGAGATCGCGACGGACGCGGCGGCGCGCTCCGCCGCGAACGCAGCGGTGGAGCGTGCGGTCGCGGGCCGGTCGGTGAAGACGTGGATCCAGCCCCACGGCTGACCTCGCATCAGAACCGGCCTGCGAACGCATCCGTCGTCGTCGCTGTGGAGGCCCCGCGCGTGCTTGTCCCAGTCCTCGATGCCGGCCTCCTCGTCGAACTCGCCGACGTACGCCATCACGCGGTGCGCGATGTTCTCGAGCACCACCGTGCTGTCGGTGAGTTCGGCCAGCGTCTGCACGATCGACAGGTAGTCGGCGCCGTCGAGCAGCAGGTTCGAGAACGTGGACTCGACTTCCCGCTCGTAGGTGAGCGCCTGCAGGCGCTTGTCGGTCAGGATCTCGTGCACCTGCGCCGAGACACCGGCGAACGGCACCTCGCGGGCGAGGGCGATGATCGGCAGGTCGCAGGCCTGCCCTTCAGCGACTACGGCATCCGGTACGCGGTCGAACATCCGTCCCGACTCCTCGATGACGAGAGCGGCGGCCCCGGCATGAGCGGCTGCGCGCACGAACACCTGCTGAAGGGCGCCCGTGTTGCCCATTCCGAGCCCGGCGGTCAGGAGTAATTCTCCACCCCGGAGGAAGCGGGCGATATCCGAGATCTCGGAGGAATGCACCCAGCGGACCTCACGGTCGAGGCTGCCCGATCCGGTCAGGACACGGGCTCCCGCGTCCCTGAGGAGATCGATTTCGAGGGCATCGGCGACGGTGAAGACCATGAACAATGGTACACAGAATGTGCACGAAGAGACGCAAACAGTTCCCACAATGCAACTGTCGGAAACGGTGTGGCACCGCGATGCTGAATGACAACAGATCCAGCCCCCCTCGCTCATCCGAAGGAAGCACCCATGTCATTCGTTCTCAAGGCCGCCGTCGGTGAACCAGCGCAGCGGGCGAGCAACCCCGCCGTGGTCGACACCGTCGCCGCCGTCATCGCCGACGTCCGCGCGAACGGCGACGATGCCGTCCGGAAGTACTCGGAAAAGTTCGACGGCTGGTCCCCCGAGTCGTTCCGGCTGAGCGAGGACCAGGTTGCGGAGATCGTGAAGTCCGTACCGGAGACCGTCCTCGATGACCTGCGGTTCGCGCAGCGCCAGATCCGTAACTTCGCCCAGGCGCAGCGCGACTCGATCCAGGACATCGAGGTCGAGACCCTGCCTGGCGTCTTCCTCGGCCACCGCAACGTCCCGATCGACGCCGCGGCCGCCTACGTGCCCGGCGGACGCTACCCACTCACCGCGTCCGCGCACATGACCGTGCTCACCGCGAAGGTCGCCGGCGTCGAACGCGTCGCCGCGACGACCCCGCCGAACGCGGGCGAGGCGCCGCCGATCAGCGTCGCCGCCATGCACCTGGCCGGCGCCGACGAGATCTTCGTCCTCGGCGGCGTGCAGGCGATCGCCGCGCTGGCACTGGGCACCGACACCATCGACCCGGTCTCGATCCTGACCGGCCCCGGCAACGCCTTCGTGGCCGAGGCCAAGCGGCAACTGTTCGGTGAGGTCGGGATCGACCTGTTCGCCGGACCGACCGAGACGCTCATCGTCGCCGACGACCACGCCGACCCGTTCACCATCGCCGTCGACCTGCTGTCGCAGGCCGAGCACGGCCCCGATTCCCCGTGCGTACTGATCACCACGTCCGAGGCGGTCGGCCGGGCCACCCTCGACCACATCGAGGCCCTGCTTCCGGGCCTGGTGACCAACGCCATCGCCGGCCCGGCGTGGCGCGATCACGGCCAGGTCCACATCGTCGACACCCTCGCCGAGGCCTACACCCTCGCCGACAAGTTCGCGTCCGAGCACGTCCAGATCCTCACCGAGGACCCCCGTCAGGCCCTGACCTCCATGCGGAACTATGGCGCCCTGTTCCTCGGCGAAGGCACGTGTGTTCCATACGGCGACAAGCTGATCGGCACCAACCACGTCCTCCCGACCCTGGGTGCCGCCAACTACACCGGCGGTCTGTGGGTGGGCAAGTTCCTCAAGACCCTCACCTACCAGGAGGTCCGCAATCTCGACACCAGCGCCCAGTTGGGTGAGATCTGCGGACGGGTCTCGCGGCTCGAGAAGTTCGAGGGCCACGCCCGGTCCGGCGACCTGCGGGCAGCCAAGTTCGGCAACGCCCCGCTGGCGTGGGGCGACATCCCGACCCGGGTGACGTCGGACCGATGACCCGACTCGAGCACGACCTTCTCGGCGACCGGGAAGTTCCTTCCGACGCCTACTACGGCATCCACACGCTGCGGGCGACCGAGAACTTCCCGATCACCGGCATTCCACTGTCCAGCCATCCCGACCTCGTGTCGGCGCTGGCCGCAGTGAAACAAGCAGCAGCACAAGCCAATGCGAACCTCGGCCTGCTCCCATTGCGCGAGGCCGGGGCGATTGCCCGGGCCTGTGAAGAGATTCGGGCCGGCGCCCTGCGGGACCAGTTCGTCGTGGACGTCATCCAGGGCGGTGCCGGCACCTCCAGCAACATGAA includes these proteins:
- the hisD gene encoding histidinol dehydrogenase, whose product is MSFVLKAAVGEPAQRASNPAVVDTVAAVIADVRANGDDAVRKYSEKFDGWSPESFRLSEDQVAEIVKSVPETVLDDLRFAQRQIRNFAQAQRDSIQDIEVETLPGVFLGHRNVPIDAAAAYVPGGRYPLTASAHMTVLTAKVAGVERVAATTPPNAGEAPPISVAAMHLAGADEIFVLGGVQAIAALALGTDTIDPVSILTGPGNAFVAEAKRQLFGEVGIDLFAGPTETLIVADDHADPFTIAVDLLSQAEHGPDSPCVLITTSEAVGRATLDHIEALLPGLVTNAIAGPAWRDHGQVHIVDTLAEAYTLADKFASEHVQILTEDPRQALTSMRNYGALFLGEGTCVPYGDKLIGTNHVLPTLGAANYTGGLWVGKFLKTLTYQEVRNLDTSAQLGEICGRVSRLEKFEGHARSGDLRAAKFGNAPLAWGDIPTRVTSDR
- a CDS encoding PucR family transcriptional regulator gives rise to the protein MVFTVADALEIDLLRDAGARVLTGSGSLDREVRWVHSSEISDIARFLRGGELLLTAGLGMGNTGALQQVFVRAAAHAGAAALVIEESGRMFDRVPDAVVAEGQACDLPIIALAREVPFAGVSAQVHEILTDKRLQALTYEREVESTFSNLLLDGADYLSIVQTLAELTDSTVVLENIAHRVMAYVGEFDEEAGIEDWDKHARGLHSDDDGCVRRPVLMRGQPWGWIHVFTDRPATARSTAAFAAERAAASVAISLLTDRSREARDDQRSTALITRLLIGDLSGAEFVDQAGRLGYQLGSGHIVVVIANKDGRDESSAPRGGRQIDTGAINADMGDYVVAVAAESGRTRAELAGLLGKMEHGGGMSRAVPASMLQVAVTQAKSAAAVSRSLPASPMLHFDDLGVERLLVTLAQGPELASFVEDELGPLLTKDARSTTPLLPTLRAFLAVDGRKTEAADKLFIQRRTLYNRLDRIATILGKSLDDAATRQSLLLAVKGLDLLEGSSVAARRSGRP